A single Biomphalaria glabrata chromosome 2, xgBioGlab47.1, whole genome shotgun sequence DNA region contains:
- the LOC106078434 gene encoding serine/arginine repetitive matrix protein 1-like isoform X3 — translation MIRDLSVWISLLFQLTCLNIPGVLADESRTALIATGCVAGGLLLIAIVIIGVYCAFKHIRKREKKPLPTINGDYFNAGMYRMPTETPVDTPVRAPSEVSPKTKAYTHHAAHARTRQPLTFYTLRAEPRAMMDAPGMIPIGPTQSYRGPPPIGRPVIFLDWAGSKANGGAPLIDQETDEERDANRRRSSKSTKKHKSRSKSRSRSRDPERSSRRSSHDEAPIVAEPGDIILQAKKEDLQPFVPTGKRKHSHDSNNNPLAYHFVNPLATEYITATNQSNFVPEGGRYSITQVPSSRPQQPSNGRGNFPEPVLQERSMNFSDEDADDEGAGDVKEIPFVQGPNVFSDHARVSHVQRSESLSSTPREDYSITPQASLIRKDSGPGSNMGDVALRNQSRQEITSSHRQDPTLARPPTPPLPHTRARTPPYDGSLPISNHDDLYLAQRNTGGVRAPSPPPDMSSSDEEDAPYKYQQAVRPPTPPPLPHQFGSSKPTSSIQNTAKTTNNSMDIDDILKLGDAPRKPSLVESHSTGSESSSELPFMAELRKRQKSVDAPIPAESAFRAVKSTISNSSHGESDSESPVRPSRLGFGHRPSTVQFANDPPEIIPDQDVPESPRSPETEDILSFNAPPQPPPPPPPPPPPPPPTLR, via the exons GGGTTCTTGCAGATGAAAGTAGAACAGCACTTATAGCCACTGGCTGTGTTGCTGGAGGTCTACTTCTGATCGCAATTGTTATTATCGGGGTCTACTGTGCTTTCAA ACATATacgtaaaagagaaaaaaagccTTTACCTACAATCAATGGAGACTACTTCAACGCTGGAATGTATCGGATGCCCACAGAGACTCCAGTGGACACACCCGTCAGGGCGCCATCAGAAGTGAGCCCCAAGACGAAAGCTTACACCCATCACGCAGCCCACGCCCGCACCAGGCAGCCCTTAACTTTCTACACCCTCAGAGCTGAGCCCCGGGCCATGATGGACGCCCCTGGAATGATTCCCATTGGGCCGACGCAGTCTTATCGTGGGCCACCTCCCATTGGCAGGCCCGTTATATTTTTAGACTGGGCCGGAAGTAAAG CGAATGGAGGAGCTCCATTAAT AGATCAAGAAACTGATGAGGAAAGA GACGCCAATAGGCGCCGAAGTTCCAAGAGTACCAAAAAGCATAAAAGTCGATCTAAATCAAGGTCGAGGTCACGAGATCCTGAGAGATCCAGTCGTCGAAGCAGTCATGACGAGGCTCCGATTGTGGCAGAGCCTGGAGATATCATCCTGCAGGCTAAAAAAGAAGACCTGCAGCCCTTCGTTCCTACTGGCAAGAGAAAGCATAGCCATGACAGCAATAACAATCCTTTGGCCTATCACTTTGTCAACCCCCTGGCCACAGAATACATCACGGCTACCAATCAGAGCAACTTTGTGCCTGAAGGAGGTCGTTATTCCATCACTCAGGTCCCAAGCTCAAGGCCCCAGCAACCATCCAATGGTCGTGGCAATTTTCCGGAGCCGGTGCTGCAGGAAAGATCGATGAATTTCAGTGACGAAGATGCAGATGACGAAGGCGCTGGAGATGTTAAGGAAATACCTTTTGTGCAGGGGCCGAATGTCTTCAGCGACCATGCCCGTGTCTCTCACGTTCAGAGGTCAGAGAGTCTCAGTTCAACACCCAGAGAGGACTATTCAATCACACCTCAGGCTTCACTGATTAGGAAAGACTCTGGACCTGGAAGCAACATGGGTGATGTAGCCTTGCGAAATCAAAGCAGGCAAGAAATAACTTCGTCTCACAGGCAAGATCCAACTTTAGCAAGGCCGCCGACCCCACCCTTGCCCCACACGAGGGCTCGCACCCCTCCTTACGATGGCTCTCTGCCAATATCCAATCACGATGATCTATATTTAGCGCAAAGAAACACGGGTGGAGTTCGGGCGCCTTCGCCTCCGCCAGATATGTCATCTTCAGATGAGGAGGATGCGCCATATAAATATCAACAAGCTGTGAGGCCACCAACACCCCCTCCTCTTCCTCACCAGTTTGGAAGCTCTAAACCAACGTCATCAATCCAGAACACGGCAAAGACGACAAATAACTCCATGGACATCGATGACATTCTGAAGTTGGGAGACGCTCCAAGAAAACCCTCTTTGGTGGAGAGTCACAGTACTGGAAGCGAGTCTTCATCGGAACTTCCTTTCATGGCTGAGCTCAGAAAGAGGCAGAAATCTGTCGATGCACCCATCCCAGCCGAGAGCGCCTTCAGGGCTGTCAAGTCCACCATATCTAATAGCAGCCACGGGGAGAGTGACAGTGAGAGCCCAGTACGGCCATCAAGACTAGGATTTGGACACAGGCCATCGACTGTACAGTTTGCCAATGACCCCCCAGAGATCATCCCAGATCAAGATGTGCCAGAGAGCCCTAGATCCCCTGAGACTGAAGACATTTTATCATTTAATGCCCCGCCCCAACCTCCCCCACCTCCCCCACCTccacctccccctcccccaccaaCGCTTAGATAA
- the LOC106078434 gene encoding serine/arginine repetitive matrix protein 1-like isoform X2: MPCRRPNPTSAPFWERVLADESRTALIATGCVAGGLLLIAIVIIGVYCAFKHIRKREKKPLPTINGDYFNAGMYRMPTETPVDTPVRAPSEVSPKTKAYTHHAAHARTRQPLTFYTLRAEPRAMMDAPGMIPIGPTQSYRGPPPIGRPVIFLDWAGSKGQFGHFMSPNRHFIYPNGGTMYHYANGGAPLIDQETDEERDANRRRSSKSTKKHKSRSKSRSRSRDPERSSRRSSHDEAPIVAEPGDIILQAKKEDLQPFVPTGKRKHSHDSNNNPLAYHFVNPLATEYITATNQSNFVPEGGRYSITQVPSSRPQQPSNGRGNFPEPVLQERSMNFSDEDADDEGAGDVKEIPFVQGPNVFSDHARVSHVQRSESLSSTPREDYSITPQASLIRKDSGPGSNMGDVALRNQSRQEITSSHRQDPTLARPPTPPLPHTRARTPPYDGSLPISNHDDLYLAQRNTGGVRAPSPPPDMSSSDEEDAPYKYQQAVRPPTPPPLPHQFGSSKPTSSIQNTAKTTNNSMDIDDILKLGDAPRKPSLVESHSTGSESSSELPFMAELRKRQKSVDAPIPAESAFRAVKSTISNSSHGESDSESPVRPSRLGFGHRPSTVQFANDPPEIIPDQDVPESPRSPETEDILSFNAPPQPPPPPPPPPPPPPPTLR; the protein is encoded by the exons GGGTTCTTGCAGATGAAAGTAGAACAGCACTTATAGCCACTGGCTGTGTTGCTGGAGGTCTACTTCTGATCGCAATTGTTATTATCGGGGTCTACTGTGCTTTCAA ACATATacgtaaaagagaaaaaaagccTTTACCTACAATCAATGGAGACTACTTCAACGCTGGAATGTATCGGATGCCCACAGAGACTCCAGTGGACACACCCGTCAGGGCGCCATCAGAAGTGAGCCCCAAGACGAAAGCTTACACCCATCACGCAGCCCACGCCCGCACCAGGCAGCCCTTAACTTTCTACACCCTCAGAGCTGAGCCCCGGGCCATGATGGACGCCCCTGGAATGATTCCCATTGGGCCGACGCAGTCTTATCGTGGGCCACCTCCCATTGGCAGGCCCGTTATATTTTTAGACTGGGCCGGAAGTAAAG GTCAATTTGGACACTTTATGTCTCCCAACAGACATTTTATATATCCCAATGGCGGTACTATGTACCATTATG CGAATGGAGGAGCTCCATTAAT AGATCAAGAAACTGATGAGGAAAGA GACGCCAATAGGCGCCGAAGTTCCAAGAGTACCAAAAAGCATAAAAGTCGATCTAAATCAAGGTCGAGGTCACGAGATCCTGAGAGATCCAGTCGTCGAAGCAGTCATGACGAGGCTCCGATTGTGGCAGAGCCTGGAGATATCATCCTGCAGGCTAAAAAAGAAGACCTGCAGCCCTTCGTTCCTACTGGCAAGAGAAAGCATAGCCATGACAGCAATAACAATCCTTTGGCCTATCACTTTGTCAACCCCCTGGCCACAGAATACATCACGGCTACCAATCAGAGCAACTTTGTGCCTGAAGGAGGTCGTTATTCCATCACTCAGGTCCCAAGCTCAAGGCCCCAGCAACCATCCAATGGTCGTGGCAATTTTCCGGAGCCGGTGCTGCAGGAAAGATCGATGAATTTCAGTGACGAAGATGCAGATGACGAAGGCGCTGGAGATGTTAAGGAAATACCTTTTGTGCAGGGGCCGAATGTCTTCAGCGACCATGCCCGTGTCTCTCACGTTCAGAGGTCAGAGAGTCTCAGTTCAACACCCAGAGAGGACTATTCAATCACACCTCAGGCTTCACTGATTAGGAAAGACTCTGGACCTGGAAGCAACATGGGTGATGTAGCCTTGCGAAATCAAAGCAGGCAAGAAATAACTTCGTCTCACAGGCAAGATCCAACTTTAGCAAGGCCGCCGACCCCACCCTTGCCCCACACGAGGGCTCGCACCCCTCCTTACGATGGCTCTCTGCCAATATCCAATCACGATGATCTATATTTAGCGCAAAGAAACACGGGTGGAGTTCGGGCGCCTTCGCCTCCGCCAGATATGTCATCTTCAGATGAGGAGGATGCGCCATATAAATATCAACAAGCTGTGAGGCCACCAACACCCCCTCCTCTTCCTCACCAGTTTGGAAGCTCTAAACCAACGTCATCAATCCAGAACACGGCAAAGACGACAAATAACTCCATGGACATCGATGACATTCTGAAGTTGGGAGACGCTCCAAGAAAACCCTCTTTGGTGGAGAGTCACAGTACTGGAAGCGAGTCTTCATCGGAACTTCCTTTCATGGCTGAGCTCAGAAAGAGGCAGAAATCTGTCGATGCACCCATCCCAGCCGAGAGCGCCTTCAGGGCTGTCAAGTCCACCATATCTAATAGCAGCCACGGGGAGAGTGACAGTGAGAGCCCAGTACGGCCATCAAGACTAGGATTTGGACACAGGCCATCGACTGTACAGTTTGCCAATGACCCCCCAGAGATCATCCCAGATCAAGATGTGCCAGAGAGCCCTAGATCCCCTGAGACTGAAGACATTTTATCATTTAATGCCCCGCCCCAACCTCCCCCACCTCCCCCACCTccacctccccctcccccaccaaCGCTTAGATAA
- the LOC106078434 gene encoding serine/arginine repetitive matrix protein 1-like isoform X1, translating to MIRDLSVWISLLFQLTCLNIPGVLADESRTALIATGCVAGGLLLIAIVIIGVYCAFKHIRKREKKPLPTINGDYFNAGMYRMPTETPVDTPVRAPSEVSPKTKAYTHHAAHARTRQPLTFYTLRAEPRAMMDAPGMIPIGPTQSYRGPPPIGRPVIFLDWAGSKGQFGHFMSPNRHFIYPNGGTMYHYANGGAPLIDQETDEERDANRRRSSKSTKKHKSRSKSRSRSRDPERSSRRSSHDEAPIVAEPGDIILQAKKEDLQPFVPTGKRKHSHDSNNNPLAYHFVNPLATEYITATNQSNFVPEGGRYSITQVPSSRPQQPSNGRGNFPEPVLQERSMNFSDEDADDEGAGDVKEIPFVQGPNVFSDHARVSHVQRSESLSSTPREDYSITPQASLIRKDSGPGSNMGDVALRNQSRQEITSSHRQDPTLARPPTPPLPHTRARTPPYDGSLPISNHDDLYLAQRNTGGVRAPSPPPDMSSSDEEDAPYKYQQAVRPPTPPPLPHQFGSSKPTSSIQNTAKTTNNSMDIDDILKLGDAPRKPSLVESHSTGSESSSELPFMAELRKRQKSVDAPIPAESAFRAVKSTISNSSHGESDSESPVRPSRLGFGHRPSTVQFANDPPEIIPDQDVPESPRSPETEDILSFNAPPQPPPPPPPPPPPPPPTLR from the exons GGGTTCTTGCAGATGAAAGTAGAACAGCACTTATAGCCACTGGCTGTGTTGCTGGAGGTCTACTTCTGATCGCAATTGTTATTATCGGGGTCTACTGTGCTTTCAA ACATATacgtaaaagagaaaaaaagccTTTACCTACAATCAATGGAGACTACTTCAACGCTGGAATGTATCGGATGCCCACAGAGACTCCAGTGGACACACCCGTCAGGGCGCCATCAGAAGTGAGCCCCAAGACGAAAGCTTACACCCATCACGCAGCCCACGCCCGCACCAGGCAGCCCTTAACTTTCTACACCCTCAGAGCTGAGCCCCGGGCCATGATGGACGCCCCTGGAATGATTCCCATTGGGCCGACGCAGTCTTATCGTGGGCCACCTCCCATTGGCAGGCCCGTTATATTTTTAGACTGGGCCGGAAGTAAAG GTCAATTTGGACACTTTATGTCTCCCAACAGACATTTTATATATCCCAATGGCGGTACTATGTACCATTATG CGAATGGAGGAGCTCCATTAAT AGATCAAGAAACTGATGAGGAAAGA GACGCCAATAGGCGCCGAAGTTCCAAGAGTACCAAAAAGCATAAAAGTCGATCTAAATCAAGGTCGAGGTCACGAGATCCTGAGAGATCCAGTCGTCGAAGCAGTCATGACGAGGCTCCGATTGTGGCAGAGCCTGGAGATATCATCCTGCAGGCTAAAAAAGAAGACCTGCAGCCCTTCGTTCCTACTGGCAAGAGAAAGCATAGCCATGACAGCAATAACAATCCTTTGGCCTATCACTTTGTCAACCCCCTGGCCACAGAATACATCACGGCTACCAATCAGAGCAACTTTGTGCCTGAAGGAGGTCGTTATTCCATCACTCAGGTCCCAAGCTCAAGGCCCCAGCAACCATCCAATGGTCGTGGCAATTTTCCGGAGCCGGTGCTGCAGGAAAGATCGATGAATTTCAGTGACGAAGATGCAGATGACGAAGGCGCTGGAGATGTTAAGGAAATACCTTTTGTGCAGGGGCCGAATGTCTTCAGCGACCATGCCCGTGTCTCTCACGTTCAGAGGTCAGAGAGTCTCAGTTCAACACCCAGAGAGGACTATTCAATCACACCTCAGGCTTCACTGATTAGGAAAGACTCTGGACCTGGAAGCAACATGGGTGATGTAGCCTTGCGAAATCAAAGCAGGCAAGAAATAACTTCGTCTCACAGGCAAGATCCAACTTTAGCAAGGCCGCCGACCCCACCCTTGCCCCACACGAGGGCTCGCACCCCTCCTTACGATGGCTCTCTGCCAATATCCAATCACGATGATCTATATTTAGCGCAAAGAAACACGGGTGGAGTTCGGGCGCCTTCGCCTCCGCCAGATATGTCATCTTCAGATGAGGAGGATGCGCCATATAAATATCAACAAGCTGTGAGGCCACCAACACCCCCTCCTCTTCCTCACCAGTTTGGAAGCTCTAAACCAACGTCATCAATCCAGAACACGGCAAAGACGACAAATAACTCCATGGACATCGATGACATTCTGAAGTTGGGAGACGCTCCAAGAAAACCCTCTTTGGTGGAGAGTCACAGTACTGGAAGCGAGTCTTCATCGGAACTTCCTTTCATGGCTGAGCTCAGAAAGAGGCAGAAATCTGTCGATGCACCCATCCCAGCCGAGAGCGCCTTCAGGGCTGTCAAGTCCACCATATCTAATAGCAGCCACGGGGAGAGTGACAGTGAGAGCCCAGTACGGCCATCAAGACTAGGATTTGGACACAGGCCATCGACTGTACAGTTTGCCAATGACCCCCCAGAGATCATCCCAGATCAAGATGTGCCAGAGAGCCCTAGATCCCCTGAGACTGAAGACATTTTATCATTTAATGCCCCGCCCCAACCTCCCCCACCTCCCCCACCTccacctccccctcccccaccaaCGCTTAGATAA